The following proteins are co-located in the Prionailurus viverrinus isolate Anna chromosome A1, UM_Priviv_1.0, whole genome shotgun sequence genome:
- the CTXN3 gene encoding cortexin-3 produces the protein MDGGQPVPSPLVPLENASSDSSMSLEQKTTFVFVILLFIFLGILIVRCFRILLDPYRSMPTSTWADGLEGLEKGQFDHALA, from the coding sequence ATGGATGGAGGACAGCCCGTCCCTTCACCCCTAGTGCCCCTTGAGAACGCATCATCAGATTCTAGCATGTCTCTGGAACAGAAGACcacatttgtttttgtgattttgttgttcattttcttggGCATCCTCATTGTCAGGTGCTTCCGGATTCTTCTGGACCCGTATCGGAGCATGCCAACCTCGACTTGGGCTGATGGACTtgaagggctggagaaggggcAGTTTGACCATGCCCTTGCTTAG